The sequence GCGGAAGTCAGCGAAGGATGGAGTGAATCCGGAAACGGGGCATAGACAGCATCCTTGCCTTCGATGACCCGGTAGTGCTTGACGTTCGGTGCAAACTCCGGGTCATTTTTCAGCTCTTCGATGACTTGCTGCAGGTCCCTATTCGCTTTCATGGCCGACCTCCTCCTTCTGCCTGTTCAGGGCAATACGAACTGTATTCAATGTATAGGCAGCCGACTGGATCGATTCTGCAAATCTCTTTTTGCCGGTCTTCTGATAGAACGACTGGACCGTGAATTGTTTCATCAGGTCGTTCAATGTCGAAACCTGCAGAGGCCTGACATGCTTCGGGCGCGTTTTCCGGATCCACTCCTCCGTCTGACTGCTCCATTCGTCTATCTTCCTATGCCAGTGATCCGCGTACGGCTTCACTTCATTATAGAAATGCGGTTCCCGGTCTTCTTTCCTCATCATCTCATGGCGCTTCAGGCACTCATCGCACACTTGAAGCAGCTGTTCTGTCAGCAGCAGCAAATCCATTTACCCTTCACCTCTTTAGTTCCTTCTATTATGCCAGTTTACCAAATTTGACGGCATTGTTCTACAAGGAGCGAACGTGCATTCCGCTGCAGCTGCTTCCGGCTGACTTGGAAATGCAACCCGCCTGACGTTTTGACGTCACAATAATGTGGTATGATAGACTGATGATGTGAGGTGAGGTTATTGGCAATACGCTATCCTAACGGAAAAAAATATACACCTGCAGCAGCGGAGCCGCATGCTAAGAAAGCTCAGCTGTCTTTCAGCAACCGCGGAAAGACGCTGGAAGACGAACTGAACGACAGTAATGAGTTCTACAACAGCAGACGGATTGCCGTCATCCACAAAAAACCGGTGCCCATCCAGATCGTCAACGTCCGGTATCCGGCCAGAAGTGCTGCCGTCATCACGGAAGCATACTTCAAGACCGCTTCCACGACGGATTATAACGGCATCTGGAACGGAAAGTATGTCGATTTCGAAGCGAAGGAGACGAAAAACAGGACATCATTCCCATTGAAGAATATACACGACCATCAGGTGGACCATATGCAGCAGGTGCACGATCAGGGCGGCATCACATTCCTGATCATCCGCTTCGCACAGCTGGACCGCTATTTCGTACTGCCATTCGCCCCATTCCGTGACAAATGGGAGCGGATGCAGAACGGCGGCCGGAAATCGATGACGCTTTCGGAAATCGAAGACCTGTCCATCGAACTGACACCGGGCTACCAGCCGCGACTCGATTATTTGCAGGCATTGAACGCATTGACGGAAAGTGAACGAACCGAAAGGCAGGAATCCTAATGGACAATACTCCGAAATCACGGACTGCCCGCAGAAAGCAAGCGGAAGCAGATCAGAAAACATCACGCAAGAAAGCTCCGAAAAAGAAAAAAGGCGTCATAAAAACGATCATTAAAACAATCGTCATCGCCGGACTTCTGTTTCTCGTGGCGGGTGCCGGACTGTTCGCCTTCTATGCCAGCACAGCGCCCAAACTCGATGAAAGCCTGCTGAAGGACCCGCTGTCCTCTAAAATCACATTGGCTGACGAAAAGACGGTGCTCTACGAGACAGGTGCCGAAAAACGGGATTATGTGCCATACGACCAGATCCCCGATGAATTGAGGGATGCCATTCTGGCAACGGAAGATGTCCGCTTCTTCAAGCACCACGGCATCGACTTCTGGCGACTTGGCGGTGCAGTACTAGCCAACTTCAGAAGCGGCTTCGGGTCGCAGGGGGCTTCCACTCTGACACAGCAAGTCATCAAGAACTCATTCCTGAAGAATGAAAAAACATTGAAACGGAAAGCGCAGGAAGCATGGCTCGCCTTCCAGCTCGAACGGCAATATTCAAAAGAAGAGATTTTTGAAATGTATTTCAACAAAGTTCTCATGTCTGGCAACAAATACGGCATCGGGACAGCGGCCAAGTATTTCTATGGCAAGGATGTCAACGAACTGACATTGCCCGAGATGGCACAGCTGGCCGGCATGCCGCAGTCGCCGAACGCTTATAATCCGTTCAAGCATCCGGAACGCGCCGAAAAACGCCGTGATATCGTTCTCAAGCTCATGAACCAGCACGGCAAGATCACGAAAAACCAGATGGAGGAAGCAAAGACCGTGCACGTAGCACAGACCGTGCTGCCGGAAGACCAGCGCCAGCTCGCAACTGTTACGAAGTACCAGGCTTATATCGATATCGTCATGGCCGAACTGCAGCAGAAAGGCTATAAGGACATTGAAGCGGAAGGTGTCACCATCGTCACTGCCATGAACCCGGACGCACAGCAGTCTGTCGAACAGGCGCTGGCAGACCCGTCCAATTTCGAATCGGACACGATCCAGGCAGGGATGACAGTCGTCGACACGAAAACAGGTGAAATCGTAGCTGTCGGCGGCGGCCGCAATTACAAGCTGTTCAACCACAACTATGCTTCCGACCAGAAACGCCAGCCGGGTTCATCCATCAAACCGATCCTCGATTACGGTCCGGCGATCGAGTATCTGAACTGGTCGACCGGCCAGACGATCGTGGATGAAAAGACAAAAGGCATCAAGGCAAATAACGTTGACGGCCGCTACAAGGGGGCCATCACGATGCGGCACGCACTCTATGAGTCACGCAACGTTCCAGCCATCAAGGCGTTCAGTGAAGTCGGCACGGCGAAGGCTGCCGACTTTGCACAGGGACTCGGCCTCCCGATGAAGAAACTCAACCAGTCCGATGCAATCGGCGGCGGCGGTAATGATGTGTCGACGATGCAGATGGCAGGCGCCTATGCCGCATTCGGAAACGAAGGCATCTATAACGCACCGCACGCAGTCAAGAAGATCATCCTCCGGGACGGCAAGACGGAGATCAACCTGACACCGGACCCGGTCACAGCCATGAAAGATTCAACAGCCTATATGATCACCGATATGCTGCGCGATGTGCTCACTGCTTCGAACGGTACAGGGCGTTCCGCGAACATTCCCGGCGTCGATCTTGCGGGTAAGACCGGCACAACGAACTACGATGCCGATTTCAAAGCGAAAAATAACATCGGCCGTGAAAGTGTACCGGATGCCTGGTTTGCGGGCTATACGACAGACTATACGATCGCCGTATGGGGCGGTCACGAAAAACGGACCGATCCGATCGTCGGCTTCCCGGGCGGTCGGGATATGCCGAAGTCACTGTTCCGTCAGGTGATGACTGATCTGGCTTCCGCCCAGTCCCCGGGTACATTCAAGCAGCCGAGCAGTGTCGAGGAAGCGGCCATCGTTGTTGGCTCGAATCCGCTGAAACTCGCATCAGGCTCGACACCATATAATATGAAGAGTGACGAACTGTTCGTCCGGGGCACCCTGCCGGAGAGCACGTACGTGCCGCCGGAACCTGAGGAAGACGAATCGTTCGAGCTGGAAGCACCGACCGACCTGACAGCGGACTATGATTCGGATAATAAGGAAATCGAACTCAGCTGGAACCACAATGAGCCGGATTCGGATGATTACGATGGCGACATCGTGTTCGACGTTTCCGTTTCCATCGACGGCGGCGGATCGCAGGGTCTGACGTCAACGAATGACGATTCCTATACATTCGGCGGCGTGGAACCCGGTCATACGTATACGTTCTCAGTGACCGCAAAAGCCGGCAGTGTCACAAGTTCCCCTGCGTCAACGACATTGATGATCCAAGGTGAAGAGGAAACCCCTCCTGAACAGGATGCTGATGATGATCAGCAGGACGACGACAATGGAGACGGCGATCAGGATAACGATGATCAGGATGACGGCAGCGATAATTCTGACGGACAGAACGACCAGAACAATAACAACGGCAGCAATAACAACGGAAACAACAACCAAGGCAACAACGGAAACAATGGTAACAACGAGAACAATGGCAATAACGGCAACAACGGAAACAACAACAATCAGGGCGGCCAGGGAAACAATAACAATGGCGGCCAAGGTACGAATGGAAACGATAAAAACCAGGGCGGCCAGAATGGTAATGGAAACAACGGCGGCAGCGGGGGCAGCTCCTCCGGCAATTCCGGCGATGTCAGCAGCAACAACTCGCCGGGGTCCCAGTCCAACACTGCGAGCACACCGAAAAAACCTGCTGCCTCACCTTCCGACAGCGAGTCTTCGGAAGACTGATCAAAAAAGCGCCACCCGATCTATCATGATCGGGTGGCGCTTTTGCTTATTTTGCCGTATAACGCGCTGTCTTTTTCTGCAGTTCCGTGTAGAGGGCATCCAGCTGAACCAGAGCGAACGGACTGATAATCTTATCTTTCACGAATGCCAGCCGCTCCTCGCCGTTCAGCGGAACGAGCCGCGTACGCCTGTCACTTCCACCTGCGGCAGAACAGATTACTAGCAGTTCTTCATACTTTGTTATGGCGTTCTCCATGTCTTCTCTCACGGTACCGTCTTTCGCTTCGTATTTCTGCTGGATGGCCGGCATACTGGCCCGCCATTCCTCAAAATATGGTGCGATACGTTCTTTAGTGACCATCCGCCTGTTAGATTCCATAAGCTTTCATCCTTTTTTTACCCTCCCGGCATACTGCGAGAAGCGGGCACTCCGGGCAATTCGGCTTCTGGGCTTTGCAGTGGTATCTCCCGAAAAAGATGAGCTGGTGATGAGTCTGTGTCCACCGGTCCCTCGGTGTCCAGCGCATCAGTTTCTCTTCGACTGCAAGCGGGGAATCTTTCCACCGGTTCATGCCGAGCCGTTTGGCCACACGTTCGACATGTGTATCGACCGCCAGCGCCGGCACACCGAATGCATTGGAGACGACAACATTCGCCGTCTTCCGGCCGACCCCCGGCAGCGTCGTCAATGTGTCCCGGTCCTCCGGCACTTCTCCGCCGAACTGGCTGAGCAGCATTAGCGACAGCGCCTGAATGTTCTTAGCTTTGTTCCTGTACAGACCGATCGACCGGATGTCCTGTTCCAGTTCCCCGATCGGCACCTCCAGGTAATCGCCCGGTGTTTTGTACTTTTTGAACAGGTCTGCGGTCACCCGATTGACGAGCACGTCGGTACACTGGGCGGACAGGAGTGTCGCAATCAGCAGCTCGAATGCGTTGTCATGCACCAGTTCACAGTGTGCTTCCGGAAACATGCGGTCGATCTCTTCAAGGCAGAATTGCCATTCAGTCTTTGTCAGCACAGCACTCACCCATCCCGGTCCTCCAGCCAATTATAGAGAGGGACCCGTTTTTTCGTTTCTTGCTTATGCGCCGCCTGACCGGTCTGGACCGGTGAACGGAACGCTTTCGTCTGCCGCTCCACATCCGCAAGCGTCGTCACATTCTTTTTCTTCCATTCGAACAGGATCCTGTCGATGTACCGCATACTCAGTTTCTGCGCAATGACAGCTTCCTTCAATGCGGCTTTGATGATCTCCGGACTGTGGTAGTCCTGGTCCATCCACATTGAAATCGTTTCACACTCCATCGGGGACAGCAGGCGTCCGAATTCCTGTTCAAAAATATGAAAGATCTGTCCTTCCTCTTCCTTGCCTCCTGTATCACAGGAAGCCGTACGGCGCTCCATTTCATGATTCGCCACCGCTTCCCAAAGCGGCAGCAGAGAGAACTGCTCGTACAATACACCATTTGAATCACTGGCCTGATCGATCTTCAAGTAGCCTTTCTGCATAAGACGCTGGAGCACTTCGGAGATTTCATTTTCGCTGAAGTGCATCCGCGAGGCAAAGTCAGACGGTGTCGGAAACTCCACCGCCTGCAGACGATAGGCTTCCATCTGTAATATAAGCATTGCATCGGCATCCCGGATGCCCAATTTTTTATAGGAGTTAAAAAAAAGCTGGGGAATGGTTACATTCCCCTGCTCAATCCACATCCGGAGCCGGTCATCGTACTGCATATCGCGAACTCCTTCCTGTTTTGCCAATCATGGATACAGACGGTTCAAGAGACGCGGGAACGGAATTGTTTCCCGTACGTGTTCGACACCGGAAATCCATGCGACCGTCCGCTCAAGTCCGAGACCGAAACCTGAGTGCGGGACGGAACCGTATTTACTGAGTTCCAAATACCATTCGTAGGCTGCCGGATCGAGCTGGTGCTCTTCAATCCGTTTCTTCATCAATTCGTAGTCGTGGATCCGTTCAGAACCCCCGATGATTTCCCCATACCCTTCCGGAGCGATGAGGTCAGCGCAGAGGACGACATCATCCCGTTCTGAATGCGGCTGCATGTAGAACGGCTTGATGCCGATCGGATAGTTGACGATGAACACCGGCATGTCAAAGCTCTCAGCAATCGCTGTTTCATGAGGTGAACCGAAATCGTCCCCCCATTCGATATCGTCGAAACCATTCTTATGGAGGAATTCAATTGCTTCGTCGTATGTGATGCGCGGGAATGGAGCCTGGATCTTTTCCAGCTTCGATGTGTCCCGGCCCAGGCGTTCAAGTTCCAGCTTGCAGTTCTGCAGGACGGACTGGACGACGTGTGTGACATACTGCTCCTGCACTTCAAGGCTTTGTGCATGCTCAGTGAATGCCATTTCCGGTTCGATCATCCAGAATTCAATCAGATGGCGGCGGGTTTTCGACTTTTCGGCACGGAATGTAGGACCGAACGAGAACACTTTTCCGAGCGCCATCGATGCGGCTTCCATATACAGCTGGCCGGATTGCGAGAGATATGCATCTTCGTCGAAGTATTTCGTATGGAATAACTCCGATGTCCCTTCCGGCGATGAGCCTGTCAGGATCGGCGGATCGATTTTGACGAATCCGTTCATGTGGAAGAATTCATAGGTTGCACGGATGATTTCATCACGGATCTTCATGACAGCATGCTGCTTCCGGGACCGGAGCCATAAGTGGCGGTGGTCCATCAGGAATTCGGTTCCATGCTCTTTCGGTGTGATTGGATAATCCTCAGCAGCCTGGATGATTTCAAGATCTTTCACCTGCAGCTCATATCCAAAACTTGACCGTGTGTCGGCTGTCACTTCGCCTGTCACATACAGGGAAGATTCCTGCGTCAGCCCTTTTGCTTTCGCAAACAGTTCTTCACCCGCATCTTCTTTGACGACTACGCCCTGGACGAATCCCGAGCCATCGCGCAGCTGAAGGAACGCAATCTTACCGCTCGAACGTTTATTGGCGAGCCAAGCGCCTATCCGTACTGTTTCGCCTTCGTGATCGGGCATTTCGTGTATCATGATCGTTTTCATAAAAGCCTCCAGATTCTATAGGTGACGCACCTACTCGATTTTTTATCAGTCTTTCCAGTTATCTTCTACGAATGCACGGATTCGTTTTATTGCCTCTTCCAGAAGATCCATCGATGTCGCATAGGATAGCCGGATCGTCGTTGCGGATCCGAAACCGCTTCCCGGAATGACGGCAACATTCGCCTCTTCCAGCAGCGCCTCTGCGAATGAATCCACATCCGTGTACCCGGTATGCTCTAACGCTTCCGACACATCCGGAAGCAAATAGAAGGCCCCCTGCGGTTTCACCGTCCGGAATCCCGGAATCGCCTCGAGCTGCGAGTAGATCTTTTCCAGCCTCGACTCGAAATCCTTCCGCATCGTCTCGACTGCATCCTGAGGACCGTTATATGCTTCGATTGCCGCATATTGGGACGTCGTCACAGGATTGGAGGTCGAATGGCTCGCGAGATTCGTCATCGCTTTGACGACAACGCTGTCGCCGGCGATGAATCCGATCCGCCAGCCTGTCATCGAGTGGGACTTGGAGACGCCGTTGATGATGAACGTCCGTCCTTTCGCATCGCCGTTCAGCTGCGCGATCGACACATGCTCAGCCGGACCGTAAATCAGTTTTTCATAGATTTCGTCGGAAACGATCCACAGATCATGCTTCCTGCACACGTCCGCAATCTCCTGCAGTTCCTGACGTGTGTAGACCATGCCTGTCGGGTTGCCAGGTGAATTCAGGATGACAGCCTTCGTTTTCGGAGTGACCGCTGCTTCTATCTGCGGGGCGGTCACTTTGTACTCCGCACTTGCGGCAGCTTCGACGATGACCGGAATGCCGCCTGCCACCTTCACCTGTTCGGGATAGCTCACCCAGTAAGGCGCAGGAATGATCACTTCATCACCTGGATCCAGGATCGTCTGGAACAGCGTATAGAGCACATGCTTTGCCCCGATCCCGATCATGATCTCCTGTCGGCCGTACGTCAGCTGCTGATCTCTCTCCAATTTTCGGATCACTGCATCTTTCAGTTCAGGAAGACCGCCGGACGGTGTATATTTCGTCTTGCCGTCCTTCATGGACTGCCAAGCCGCCTCCAGGATATTGTCCGGTGTATTGTAGTCCGGTTCCCCGGCACCGAGTCCGATCACATCTTTGCCGGCGGCTTTCATTTCTTTCGCTTTTGCCGTGATGGCGAGTGTAGCAGAAGGTGAAAGTGCCTCCACTCTGGACGCTAATTGCTTTGACAAGTCTATCGCTCCCTTTGCAAGTGCCTGCTGCGAGCACTTTAAAGATTTAAAATCCGCTTCTGCCATTTTCCGTCGGTGAATGAAACATACACATAGTTCAGTTTGCCGGCATCATTTTTGAAGACCACTTCCCATATCGGTTCATCGTCTTCCATACCGAGTTTCACATGCAGAAGTTTCCGGACCGCCTTTTCGTTTTTCACAGCGTCGACGGCCTGCTTTGCGGTGACTCCTTTTTTCAGTACGATTTCTTTCATGTCCTTACCAGCGCCCGCTTCCCTGCTGACGAATACCGCTTTTTCCGTGCCTGCACCGTCTTCTCCATATACGACCGTCCACGCTTCCGTACCGTTGAACACCTCAGCACGATCCGTCTCCTCCAAGAGACCTGCGGCGAGGACTTTCTGCTCGGCCTGGTTTTTCCACTGGGAGACAGGCTGGTAGGCTTTGTAGAAGACGAATGTCGACAGCGCTGCCGTCAGGGCAAGGAAGAAGACAAGAAAGAACTTTATCCAGTTCCCCACAATTTCACATCCCGTTAAAAAAGGTCACTACTGCAGACGATTTCCCGGCAGATTGTTCCATCGCTATGCCGGATACCTCATTCATTATAGCAATTATTGAGTTCATCTACCATACGTGCAAGTGACACTTTTTTCACCGGCACATCGGGAAGCGCTTCAAGAAACTTCCGTCCGTATGATTTCGTTTCGATCCGTCTGTCCAGGATGATGAAAAAACCGGTATCGGACGAAGAGCGCACCAGCCTCCCGAATCCCTGCCGGAGACGGAGTATCGCCTCAGGCAGGGCGTAGCTGGTGAATGCATTCTGGCCGTTCCTGTTCAGCTGTGCGGTCTTCGCCTTGAAGACCGGTTCCGACGGTGAGGAGAACGGCAGGCGGACGATGATGATCGCCGAAAGCGCATTGCCTGGAACATCGACGCCTTCCCAGAAGCTGTTTGTCCCGAATAACACTGCTTTGTTATACTGCTTGAACGATTTCAGCAGCCGGTAGCGGCTCCCCGAGCTGATCCCCTGGGCGATCAATGCGTATTCCTCCAGCAGACCGCTGTCGGCAATCAGATCGTATGTGTTCCTCAGCATCTCCTGTGAGGTGAACAGGACGAACAGCCTCCCTTCCGTCACCATCACTGTCTGGATTACCGCTTCTGCCACTTCCTCCACGTAATCTGCCTGGGACACCTGCTGGATATCAGGCATATCCTGTACGATGAAAATCTCTGATCCTTTATAAAAGTGATCAGGCGCCAGTAACTTCCGGACAGGGACGGAATCCGCTATGCCCAGCTGACTGGCGACGAAACGTTCATCGCTTTTCACTGAAAGGGTTCCCGATGTCCAGATGATCCCCTTACCTCCCGACAGGAAGGGCTCCAGCGACCGCCGGATCACTTTTGCACTGTCGACCGGACTTTTGATGACCATGAGGCTTCCCGGGATGCTGCGTTCATCCAGCTCCAGCCAGGCAGTGCTGTCACGTTCCTTTTCCAGGAACAATTCGATCCAGTCGGACGTCCTGCCGCGCAATTCGCCTGTCCAATACTCCCATTCTGCAAGGACGGCCTGCTCCTTCGGTGACAGACTGCCCTTTTCCTTGCCGAGCGGACGGACATAATCGTCCATACAGCTGGTGAGCTGCTCCATTGCTTTGTACACTTCTTCGAAAACACCCTTGTCAGCCGGCAGCTCATCCAGTCCGATATGCATCCGGCTGCCTCTGACATGCCCTTTTTTCCCGGAACCCGAACCGGCAAGTTCGCGGACTGCATGGTCGAAGGATTTCGAAAATCTATCGAATGCTGAGTTGACTGCACTGTGGAGTCTCGAACGGTAGAGACGTCTCCGAGTGAGCAGTTTCTCCAGCCGGCAGCTGATCTGATCGTTCGCTTCGGAAGAAATCTGCCCCATCATATATTTCCAGCTTGTATACGAAAAGATGATTTCGTTCGTCTTGAATGCTGCGTGGATGAATTGATGGGCCTCATCGACGATCAGCCCCGCCGATTCACGGATCAGCCGGTCTCTGCTGTCCCCTTCACTCAGCAGCAGCGCATGATTGGTGATCACCAGATCCGCTTCGCTGCAGTTTCGCAGTGCAACCTGATGATAATCGACTCCATCCTCGTCGTCAGCGAGCCGGGCAGTCCGT comes from Sporosarcina trichiuri and encodes:
- the recU gene encoding Holliday junction resolvase RecU, with protein sequence MAIRYPNGKKYTPAAAEPHAKKAQLSFSNRGKTLEDELNDSNEFYNSRRIAVIHKKPVPIQIVNVRYPARSAAVITEAYFKTASTTDYNGIWNGKYVDFEAKETKNRTSFPLKNIHDHQVDHMQQVHDQGGITFLIIRFAQLDRYFVLPFAPFRDKWERMQNGGRKSMTLSEIEDLSIELTPGYQPRLDYLQALNALTESERTERQES
- the asnS gene encoding asparagine--tRNA ligase is translated as MKTIMIHEMPDHEGETVRIGAWLANKRSSGKIAFLQLRDGSGFVQGVVVKEDAGEELFAKAKGLTQESSLYVTGEVTADTRSSFGYELQVKDLEIIQAAEDYPITPKEHGTEFLMDHRHLWLRSRKQHAVMKIRDEIIRATYEFFHMNGFVKIDPPILTGSSPEGTSELFHTKYFDEDAYLSQSGQLYMEAASMALGKVFSFGPTFRAEKSKTRRHLIEFWMIEPEMAFTEHAQSLEVQEQYVTHVVQSVLQNCKLELERLGRDTSKLEKIQAPFPRITYDEAIEFLHKNGFDDIEWGDDFGSPHETAIAESFDMPVFIVNYPIGIKPFYMQPHSERDDVVLCADLIAPEGYGEIIGGSERIHDYELMKKRIEEHQLDPAAYEWYLELSKYGSVPHSGFGLGLERTVAWISGVEHVRETIPFPRLLNRLYP
- a CDS encoding DnaD domain-containing protein, which encodes MQYDDRLRMWIEQGNVTIPQLFFNSYKKLGIRDADAMLILQMEAYRLQAVEFPTPSDFASRMHFSENEISEVLQRLMQKGYLKIDQASDSNGVLYEQFSLLPLWEAVANHEMERRTASCDTGGKEEEGQIFHIFEQEFGRLLSPMECETISMWMDQDYHSPEIIKAALKEAVIAQKLSMRYIDRILFEWKKKNVTTLADVERQTKAFRSPVQTGQAAHKQETKKRVPLYNWLEDRDG
- a CDS encoding DUF1798 family protein; amino-acid sequence: MDLLLLTEQLLQVCDECLKRHEMMRKEDREPHFYNEVKPYADHWHRKIDEWSSQTEEWIRKTRPKHVRPLQVSTLNDLMKQFTVQSFYQKTGKKRFAESIQSAAYTLNTVRIALNRQKEEVGHESE
- a CDS encoding pyridoxal phosphate-dependent aminotransferase is translated as MSKQLASRVEALSPSATLAITAKAKEMKAAGKDVIGLGAGEPDYNTPDNILEAAWQSMKDGKTKYTPSGGLPELKDAVIRKLERDQQLTYGRQEIMIGIGAKHVLYTLFQTILDPGDEVIIPAPYWVSYPEQVKVAGGIPVIVEAAASAEYKVTAPQIEAAVTPKTKAVILNSPGNPTGMVYTRQELQEIADVCRKHDLWIVSDEIYEKLIYGPAEHVSIAQLNGDAKGRTFIINGVSKSHSMTGWRIGFIAGDSVVVKAMTNLASHSTSNPVTTSQYAAIEAYNGPQDAVETMRKDFESRLEKIYSQLEAIPGFRTVKPQGAFYLLPDVSEALEHTGYTDVDSFAEALLEEANVAVIPGSGFGSATTIRLSYATSMDLLEEAIKRIRAFVEDNWKD
- a CDS encoding DUF5590 domain-containing protein — translated: MGNWIKFFLVFFLALTAALSTFVFYKAYQPVSQWKNQAEQKVLAAGLLEETDRAEVFNGTEAWTVVYGEDGAGTEKAVFVSREAGAGKDMKEIVLKKGVTAKQAVDAVKNEKAVRKLLHVKLGMEDDEPIWEVVFKNDAGKLNYVYVSFTDGKWQKRILNL
- a CDS encoding PBP1A family penicillin-binding protein; translated protein: MDNTPKSRTARRKQAEADQKTSRKKAPKKKKGVIKTIIKTIVIAGLLFLVAGAGLFAFYASTAPKLDESLLKDPLSSKITLADEKTVLYETGAEKRDYVPYDQIPDELRDAILATEDVRFFKHHGIDFWRLGGAVLANFRSGFGSQGASTLTQQVIKNSFLKNEKTLKRKAQEAWLAFQLERQYSKEEIFEMYFNKVLMSGNKYGIGTAAKYFYGKDVNELTLPEMAQLAGMPQSPNAYNPFKHPERAEKRRDIVLKLMNQHGKITKNQMEEAKTVHVAQTVLPEDQRQLATVTKYQAYIDIVMAELQQKGYKDIEAEGVTIVTAMNPDAQQSVEQALADPSNFESDTIQAGMTVVDTKTGEIVAVGGGRNYKLFNHNYASDQKRQPGSSIKPILDYGPAIEYLNWSTGQTIVDEKTKGIKANNVDGRYKGAITMRHALYESRNVPAIKAFSEVGTAKAADFAQGLGLPMKKLNQSDAIGGGGNDVSTMQMAGAYAAFGNEGIYNAPHAVKKIILRDGKTEINLTPDPVTAMKDSTAYMITDMLRDVLTASNGTGRSANIPGVDLAGKTGTTNYDADFKAKNNIGRESVPDAWFAGYTTDYTIAVWGGHEKRTDPIVGFPGGRDMPKSLFRQVMTDLASAQSPGTFKQPSSVEEAAIVVGSNPLKLASGSTPYNMKSDELFVRGTLPESTYVPPEPEEDESFELEAPTDLTADYDSDNKEIELSWNHNEPDSDDYDGDIVFDVSVSIDGGGSQGLTSTNDDSYTFGGVEPGHTYTFSVTAKAGSVTSSPASTTLMIQGEEETPPEQDADDDQQDDDNGDGDQDNDDQDDGSDNSDGQNDQNNNNGSNNNGNNNQGNNGNNGNNENNGNNGNNGNNNNQGGQGNNNNGGQGTNGNDKNQGGQNGNGNNGGSGGSSSGNSGDVSSNNSPGSQSNTASTPKKPAASPSDSESSED
- the nth gene encoding endonuclease III produces the protein MLTKTEWQFCLEEIDRMFPEAHCELVHDNAFELLIATLLSAQCTDVLVNRVTADLFKKYKTPGDYLEVPIGELEQDIRSIGLYRNKAKNIQALSLMLLSQFGGEVPEDRDTLTTLPGVGRKTANVVVSNAFGVPALAVDTHVERVAKRLGMNRWKDSPLAVEEKLMRWTPRDRWTQTHHQLIFFGRYHCKAQKPNCPECPLLAVCREGKKRMKAYGI
- the dinG gene encoding ATP-dependent DNA helicase DinG, whose protein sequence is MEKLKFAVVDLETTGHSPEKGDRIIQIAIMFIENGILTDEYVRFVNPGQPIPVFIQELTGISDKEVEEAPEFREIALEVSELLSGWVFAAHNTNFDLPFLQKEFSRCGVPLWSGRQVDTVELAKIVFPTAVSYRLKELTEELGIPLPSAHRADDDAKATAQLLLRCIGKVHQLPAETTALLHKRSFSLKSDLSILFYNVLQHLNKKVSGSRLPTFRGIPYRQARHLSRPEGRNTAYPESRKEKDELLAAAYPAYESRESQLEFMDAAWTSLQQGTEAMVEVPTGMGKTISYLLPSAVHAIRSSQAVIVSTYTNHLADKIMNEELSAVSQALGLPVQSVVLKGMGNYISLAKLAEMLLSGESGYDAVFTEMQVLVWLTETETGDLSELNLSGGGTYFIDRLRKRTARLADDEDGVDYHQVALRNCSEADLVITNHALLLSEGDSRDRLIRESAGLIVDEAHQFIHAAFKTNEIIFSYTSWKYMMGQISSEANDQISCRLEKLLTRRRLYRSRLHSAVNSAFDRFSKSFDHAVRELAGSGSGKKGHVRGSRMHIGLDELPADKGVFEEVYKAMEQLTSCMDDYVRPLGKEKGSLSPKEQAVLAEWEYWTGELRGRTSDWIELFLEKERDSTAWLELDERSIPGSLMVIKSPVDSAKVIRRSLEPFLSGGKGIIWTSGTLSVKSDERFVASQLGIADSVPVRKLLAPDHFYKGSEIFIVQDMPDIQQVSQADYVEEVAEAVIQTVMVTEGRLFVLFTSQEMLRNTYDLIADSGLLEEYALIAQGISSGSRYRLLKSFKQYNKAVLFGTNSFWEGVDVPGNALSAIIIVRLPFSSPSEPVFKAKTAQLNRNGQNAFTSYALPEAILRLRQGFGRLVRSSSDTGFFIILDRRIETKSYGRKFLEALPDVPVKKVSLARMVDELNNCYNE
- a CDS encoding YpoC family protein is translated as MESNRRMVTKERIAPYFEEWRASMPAIQQKYEAKDGTVREDMENAITKYEELLVICSAAGGSDRRTRLVPLNGEERLAFVKDKIISPFALVQLDALYTELQKKTARYTAK